The Lysobacter capsici genome has a segment encoding these proteins:
- a CDS encoding PQQ-dependent sugar dehydrogenase, giving the protein MTFALASLARTLAATALLCGGAIFADTAHAAAAPLTPHPVKLDDGRSFSLNLPANLEIMPVVQGLKRVRFFARSPDGRVFVTDMQNLSDNKLGRVYALDGWDEKTERYSKVSVYLDKQRNPNSVAFHTDAAGQSWLYLANTDKLLRYRYRSGDLKPSSEPEVLASFPDYGLSYKYGGWHLTRTLAFGDGKLYVSVGSSCNACVEKEDVRAAILQMNPDGSQRRIYARGLRNAVGLLYRDGKLYATNQGSDHLGDQKPDETMFVVNDGADYGWPYCYYSNGKVAADPKFPRKSGCASAPKTFAYFPSHASALGLAWFPSSDKGQLSDEFVVALHGASKLALNHGYRLVRVKADGRSGGDLITGFLADGKVLGRPCDVLHTGRDSFLFTDDKSGVIYRVRPKR; this is encoded by the coding sequence ATGACCTTTGCTTTGGCCAGCCTGGCCCGCACCCTCGCCGCGACCGCGTTGCTGTGCGGCGGCGCGATATTCGCCGACACCGCTCACGCCGCGGCCGCGCCGCTCACCCCGCACCCAGTCAAGCTCGACGACGGCCGCAGCTTCTCGCTCAACCTGCCGGCCAATCTCGAAATCATGCCGGTGGTGCAAGGGCTCAAGCGCGTGCGTTTCTTCGCCCGCAGCCCGGACGGCCGAGTGTTCGTCACCGACATGCAGAACCTGAGCGACAACAAGCTCGGCCGCGTGTACGCGCTCGACGGCTGGGACGAAAAGACCGAGCGCTACAGCAAGGTCTCGGTGTACCTGGACAAGCAGCGCAATCCCAACAGCGTCGCCTTCCACACCGACGCCGCCGGCCAGTCGTGGCTGTACCTGGCCAACACCGACAAGCTGCTGCGCTATCGCTACCGCAGCGGCGACCTCAAGCCTTCATCCGAACCCGAAGTGCTGGCCAGCTTTCCCGACTACGGCCTGAGCTACAAATACGGCGGCTGGCACCTGACCCGCACGTTGGCGTTCGGCGACGGCAAGCTGTACGTCTCGGTCGGCAGCAGCTGCAACGCCTGCGTGGAAAAAGAAGACGTGCGCGCGGCGATCCTGCAGATGAATCCCGACGGCAGCCAGCGCCGCATCTACGCGCGCGGCCTGCGCAACGCGGTCGGCCTGCTGTACCGCGACGGCAAGTTGTACGCGACCAACCAAGGCTCCGATCACCTGGGCGACCAGAAGCCCGACGAAACCATGTTCGTGGTCAACGATGGCGCCGATTACGGCTGGCCGTATTGCTATTACAGCAACGGCAAGGTCGCGGCCGATCCGAAGTTTCCGCGCAAGAGCGGCTGCGCGAGCGCGCCCAAGACCTTCGCGTATTTCCCCTCGCACGCGTCCGCGCTGGGCCTGGCCTGGTTTCCGTCCAGCGACAAAGGCCAGTTGAGCGACGAGTTCGTGGTCGCGCTGCACGGCGCCAGCAAGCTCGCGCTCAACCACGGCTACCGCCTCGTGCGGGTCAAGGCCGACGGCCGCAGCGGCGGCGATCTGATCACCGGTTTCCTCGCCGACGGCAAGGTGCTCGGCCGTCCCTGCGACGTGCTGCACACCGGCCGCGACAGCTTTTTGTTCACCGACGACAAGAGCGGCGTGATCTATCGCGTGAGGCCGAAGCGGTGA
- the trxA gene encoding thioredoxin — MTAPAKPHVFDATTERFQEEVLQKSLQVPVLIDFWAEWCQPCKTLGPILEKLAADYNGAFELAKVDVEAEQQLGAAFQIRSIPTVFLVKDGQLVDGFAEALPESAVREFLKHHGIEPAAPAVEEEAPVEAPPVDLHAEVVRLRHEVAEHPDKSELKLDLALALLATGAATESEQLLDALPANLATDDRTLRARSRLNFLAVTRDAPPIETLEAAIAAQPDDLQARYLLGARQIAAGRDEAGLEQFIELLRRDRAYQDGLPRKALIDAFRVVADEDLIGRYRRKMASLLF, encoded by the coding sequence ATGACCGCACCCGCCAAGCCCCACGTATTCGACGCCACCACCGAGCGATTCCAGGAAGAGGTGCTGCAGAAATCTCTGCAGGTGCCGGTCCTGATCGACTTCTGGGCCGAGTGGTGCCAACCGTGCAAGACGCTCGGCCCGATCCTGGAAAAACTCGCCGCCGACTACAACGGCGCGTTCGAACTGGCCAAGGTCGACGTCGAGGCCGAACAGCAGCTGGGCGCCGCGTTCCAGATCCGCTCGATCCCGACCGTGTTCCTGGTCAAGGACGGGCAATTGGTCGACGGCTTCGCCGAAGCGCTGCCGGAAAGCGCGGTGCGCGAATTCCTCAAGCATCACGGCATCGAGCCGGCCGCGCCCGCGGTCGAGGAAGAAGCGCCGGTCGAAGCGCCGCCGGTCGACCTGCACGCCGAGGTCGTGCGCCTGCGTCACGAAGTCGCCGAGCACCCCGACAAGTCCGAACTCAAGCTCGACCTGGCCCTGGCCCTGCTCGCCACCGGCGCGGCCACCGAGTCCGAGCAGTTGCTCGACGCCCTGCCCGCCAACCTGGCGACCGACGACCGCACCCTGCGCGCGCGTTCGCGCCTGAACTTCCTCGCCGTGACCCGCGACGCGCCGCCGATCGAAACCCTGGAAGCGGCCATCGCCGCCCAGCCCGACGACCTGCAGGCGCGCTACCTGCTCGGCGCGCGCCAGATCGCCGCCGGCCGCGACGAAGCCGGGCTGGAGCAGTTCATCGAACTGCTGCGGCGCGACCGCGCCTACCAGGACGGCCTGCCGCGCAAGGCGCTGATCGACGCGTTCCGGGTGGTCGCCGACGAAGACCTGATCGGCCGCTACCGCCGCAAGATGGCGTCGCTGCTGTTCTGA
- a CDS encoding DUF4442 domain-containing protein encodes MKANTLRLGLNLWPPFLFSGIRVVRIADDYRHARVELRMRPWNRNYVGTHFGGSLFSMTDPFWMLLAMNALGRDYIVWDRAGAIEFVKPGRGTVHAQFDLDYTVLEELRAATAGGDKYLRWFDTDVVDASGEVVAKVRKQLYVRRKRDRVAQ; translated from the coding sequence ATGAAAGCCAACACCCTGCGACTCGGCCTGAACCTGTGGCCGCCGTTCCTGTTTTCCGGCATCCGGGTGGTCCGGATCGCCGACGATTACCGCCATGCCCGGGTCGAACTGCGGATGCGGCCTTGGAACCGCAACTACGTCGGCACCCACTTCGGCGGCAGCCTGTTCTCGATGACCGATCCGTTCTGGATGCTGCTGGCGATGAACGCGCTGGGCCGCGACTACATCGTCTGGGACCGCGCCGGCGCGATCGAATTCGTCAAACCCGGCCGCGGCACCGTGCACGCCCAGTTCGACCTGGACTACACGGTGCTGGAGGAATTGCGCGCGGCCACCGCCGGCGGCGACAAGTACCTGCGCTGGTTCGACACCGACGTGGTCGACGCCTCCGGCGAGGTCGTGGCGAAGGTCCGCAAGCAGTTGTACGTACGGCGCAAACGCGACCGGGTCGCGCAATGA
- a CDS encoding bifunctional serine/threonine-protein kinase/formylglycine-generating enzyme family protein, whose protein sequence is MPEIPGYRLREIINHGGLSTVYLGEQIALGREVAIKIMLPHALADEVSRRRFENEVRTIARLEHPHVVGIHEVGRTRDGLPYYAMPFLPRGHLGKRIEQGFARGETDVIAIVEPLLSALEYAHARGVVHRDVKAENVLFDVTERPLLADFGIALRRGFGARMTATGLAVGSTAYMAPEQARGEEVDGRADLYSLGVLCWEMLTGRLPFEAPDALSMAVMHAQNPIPKLPPPLKHWQRFMNRALAKQPDQRFDDAAEMATALAEIKHRGQMSGFGRMASRLRPLKRWATPAWAGLAVLAIAVVTIAFALNRVEQDGFFRVAPDAANKTAAPSASEDPTQAMMAPLPQAPLQDSLQAARGYIAQGRLASPADANAYNSLLTAWHLDSTNPEVAVVVDELTQAFSEEMARDLREGRDQRAREHLVNATALGQQTGTADSPAQRGLREKAAQALQTRLEQAARRGDGADAGKVIALAEEFGLPRAVSTRLVAQARGIAGDSPVARGVATSAVAPAASVAVSFNPRPVSRGEYARFVSAHQRAPALCRERVSLLRVIAPKDWRAPGFDQTEAEPVVCVSIADAEAYAQWYSQQTGRRYRLPTADEAQRMPGSSGRALSMWSADCGRNCQQRQVGGGSWRSGSAQRPLSAGRGYDDVGFRLVRER, encoded by the coding sequence ATGCCGGAAATTCCGGGCTATCGGTTGCGCGAGATCATCAACCACGGCGGCTTGTCCACGGTCTACCTGGGCGAGCAGATCGCGCTTGGGCGCGAAGTGGCGATCAAGATCATGCTGCCGCACGCCCTGGCCGACGAGGTCAGCCGGCGCCGCTTCGAGAACGAAGTGCGCACGATCGCGCGGCTGGAACATCCGCATGTGGTCGGCATCCACGAAGTCGGCCGCACCCGCGACGGCCTGCCCTACTACGCCATGCCGTTCCTGCCGCGCGGCCATCTGGGCAAGCGCATCGAGCAAGGCTTCGCGCGCGGCGAAACCGACGTGATCGCGATCGTCGAACCGCTGCTGTCGGCCTTGGAATACGCGCATGCGCGCGGCGTCGTGCATCGCGACGTCAAGGCCGAGAACGTGTTGTTCGACGTCACCGAGCGGCCATTGCTGGCCGACTTCGGCATCGCCCTGCGGCGCGGCTTCGGCGCGCGCATGACCGCGACCGGCCTGGCCGTGGGCAGCACCGCCTACATGGCGCCCGAGCAGGCGCGCGGCGAGGAAGTCGACGGCCGCGCCGACCTCTACAGCCTCGGCGTGCTGTGCTGGGAAATGCTGACCGGCCGGCTGCCGTTCGAAGCGCCCGACGCGCTGTCGATGGCGGTGATGCACGCGCAGAACCCGATTCCGAAACTGCCGCCGCCGCTCAAGCACTGGCAGCGCTTCATGAACCGCGCGCTGGCCAAGCAGCCCGATCAGCGTTTCGACGACGCCGCCGAAATGGCCACCGCGCTGGCCGAGATCAAACACCGCGGCCAGATGAGCGGCTTCGGCCGCATGGCCAGCCGGCTGCGTCCGCTCAAGCGCTGGGCCACGCCGGCGTGGGCCGGGCTGGCGGTGCTGGCGATCGCGGTGGTCACCATCGCCTTCGCCTTGAACCGGGTCGAGCAGGACGGCTTCTTCCGGGTCGCGCCCGACGCGGCCAACAAGACCGCCGCGCCGAGCGCCAGCGAAGACCCGACCCAGGCGATGATGGCGCCGCTGCCGCAGGCGCCGCTGCAGGATTCGCTGCAGGCCGCGCGCGGCTACATCGCGCAAGGCCGGCTGGCCTCGCCGGCCGACGCCAACGCTTACAACAGCCTGCTCACCGCCTGGCATCTGGACAGCACCAATCCGGAAGTCGCGGTGGTGGTCGACGAACTGACCCAGGCGTTCTCCGAGGAAATGGCGCGCGATCTGCGCGAAGGCCGCGACCAGCGCGCGCGCGAGCATCTGGTCAACGCCACCGCCCTGGGCCAGCAGACCGGCACCGCCGATTCGCCGGCGCAGCGCGGCCTGCGCGAGAAAGCCGCGCAGGCGTTGCAGACCCGGCTCGAACAGGCCGCGCGCCGCGGCGATGGCGCCGATGCCGGCAAGGTCATCGCCCTGGCCGAGGAATTCGGCTTGCCGCGCGCGGTGTCGACCCGCCTGGTCGCGCAGGCGCGCGGCATCGCCGGCGACTCGCCGGTCGCGCGCGGCGTCGCCACCAGCGCGGTCGCGCCGGCCGCCAGCGTCGCGGTCAGCTTCAACCCGCGTCCGGTCAGCCGCGGCGAGTACGCGCGTTTCGTCAGCGCCCATCAGCGCGCGCCGGCGCTGTGCCGCGAACGCGTGTCGCTGCTGCGGGTGATCGCGCCCAAGGACTGGCGCGCGCCGGGCTTCGATCAGACCGAGGCCGAACCGGTGGTGTGCGTTTCGATCGCCGACGCCGAAGCCTATGCGCAGTGGTACAGCCAGCAGACCGGCCGCCGCTATCGCCTGCCGACCGCCGACGAAGCCCAGCGCATGCCAGGCAGCAGCGGCCGCGCCTTGTCGATGTGGTCGGCCGATTGCGGCCGCAACTGCCAACAGCGTCAGGTCGGTGGCGGGTCATGGCGCAGCGGCAGCGCGCAGCGTCCGCTGAGCGCGGGGCGCGGGTATGACGATGTGGGGTTCCGGTTGGTGCGTGAACGCTGA
- a CDS encoding queuosine precursor transporter — MSAGESSIPFAGGEGTRTLQDRSLRLFIVLSAFFCVNAALAEFIGVKIFALEDTLGIAPLQWNLFGQTGSLNFTAGTLLWPVVFLMTDVINEFFGRRGVRLISWLAAILIAYGFVFAFAAIALAPAGWWVKAAQAQGVPDYQAAFAAIFGQGMWSIGGSLVAFMLGQLIDVAVFHRIRSATGDKHIWLRATGSTAVSQLVDSFVVLYIAFVLGPQHWPIPQFLAISTVNYGYKMLAAFAMIPLIYLLRVWIHGYLGHARAKQLRDEAAAD; from the coding sequence GTGAGCGCGGGCGAGTCCAGCATTCCGTTCGCCGGCGGCGAAGGCACGCGCACCTTGCAGGACCGCTCGCTGCGCTTGTTCATCGTGTTGTCGGCGTTCTTCTGCGTCAACGCGGCGCTGGCCGAGTTCATCGGGGTCAAGATCTTCGCCCTGGAGGACACCCTCGGCATCGCCCCGCTGCAATGGAATCTGTTCGGTCAGACCGGCTCGTTGAACTTCACCGCCGGCACCCTGCTGTGGCCGGTGGTGTTCCTGATGACCGACGTCATCAACGAATTCTTCGGCCGTCGCGGCGTGCGCCTGATCTCGTGGCTGGCGGCGATCCTGATCGCCTACGGCTTTGTGTTCGCGTTCGCCGCGATCGCGCTGGCGCCGGCCGGCTGGTGGGTCAAGGCCGCGCAGGCGCAGGGCGTGCCCGACTATCAGGCCGCGTTCGCGGCGATCTTCGGCCAAGGCATGTGGAGCATCGGCGGCTCGCTGGTCGCCTTCATGCTGGGCCAGCTGATCGACGTGGCGGTGTTCCATCGCATCCGCAGCGCCACCGGCGACAAGCACATCTGGTTGCGCGCGACCGGCTCGACCGCGGTGTCGCAACTGGTCGACAGCTTCGTGGTGCTGTACATCGCCTTCGTGCTCGGCCCGCAGCACTGGCCGATCCCGCAGTTCCTGGCGATCAGCACGGTCAACTACGGCTACAAGATGCTGGCGGCGTTCGCGATGATTCCGTTGATCTATCTGCTGCGGGTGTGGATTCACGGCTATCTGGGCCATGCGCGGGCTAAGCAGTTGCGCGATGAGGCGGCGGCGGATTGA
- a CDS encoding LytR/AlgR family response regulator transcription factor gives MSAPLRAVVVDDEAMSRARLRRLLGQQRDVEVVAECADGDSALAALRRLRPDVVFLDIRLPDLNGFGVIDALPPEQRPQVVFVTAHAEHALRAFDAQAIDYLLKPYSAERLQAALERIRRLRAPTPAAPFVASAEGFAQRLAVPVGARLRLLPVETIECVIAQSNYVELRAEGQTYVLRETLSGLHARLDPRRFVRIHRSRIVRVDAVRDIEHLDGGRYVLRLANGLRLASGASYRERVREAMGLG, from the coding sequence ATGAGCGCGCCGCTGCGCGCGGTGGTGGTCGACGACGAGGCGATGTCGCGCGCGCGACTGCGTCGTCTGCTGGGGCAGCAGCGCGATGTCGAGGTGGTCGCCGAATGCGCCGACGGCGACAGTGCGTTGGCGGCCTTGCGGCGCTTGCGTCCGGACGTGGTGTTTCTGGATATCCGTCTGCCCGACCTCAACGGCTTCGGTGTGATCGATGCGTTGCCGCCCGAACAGCGGCCGCAAGTGGTATTCGTGACCGCGCACGCCGAGCATGCGCTGCGCGCGTTCGATGCGCAGGCGATCGATTACCTGCTCAAGCCGTATTCGGCCGAACGCCTGCAGGCGGCGTTGGAGCGCATTCGCCGCTTGCGCGCGCCGACGCCGGCGGCACCGTTCGTCGCATCGGCCGAGGGTTTCGCGCAGCGGCTCGCGGTGCCGGTCGGCGCGCGTCTGCGCCTGCTCCCGGTCGAGACGATCGAATGCGTGATCGCGCAAAGCAACTATGTCGAGCTGCGCGCCGAGGGTCAGACCTATGTGCTGCGCGAGACCTTGAGCGGTCTGCATGCGCGGCTGGACCCGCGCCGCTTCGTGCGCATCCATCGCTCGCGGATCGTGCGCGTGGATGCGGTGCGCGACATCGAGCATCTCGACGGCGGGCGCTATGTGCTGCGGCTGGCGAACGGATTGCGTCTGGCCAGCGGCGCGAGTTATCGCGAACGGGTGCGCGAGGCGATGGGGTTGGGGTGA
- a CDS encoding DUF502 domain-containing protein gives MRPPNLQRLFLTGLLTLLPIWLTWVVVKFVFVLLSDTSRPLIGPLLNNLATTSPQALGWLDDQWVQTAIALIATVGVILLSGAMARRVVGQTVLRWFEAMIKRIPLASTIYGSARQLLDILQTKPDGTQRVVLVDFPHNEMKSIGFVTKVMREEGTGRELAAVYVPTTPNPTSGYLEIVPVELITPTDWTVDQAMSFIISGGAVSPSTIPFSAPAAGATADSERSS, from the coding sequence ATGCGCCCGCCCAATCTGCAACGCCTGTTCCTCACCGGCCTGTTGACCCTGTTGCCGATCTGGCTGACCTGGGTCGTGGTCAAGTTCGTATTCGTCCTGCTGTCCGACACCAGCCGTCCGCTGATCGGCCCTCTGCTCAACAATCTGGCCACCACCTCGCCGCAGGCCCTGGGCTGGTTGGACGATCAGTGGGTGCAGACCGCGATCGCCCTGATCGCCACCGTCGGTGTGATCCTGCTGTCGGGCGCGATGGCGCGGCGCGTGGTCGGCCAGACCGTGCTGCGCTGGTTCGAGGCGATGATCAAGCGCATCCCGCTGGCCAGCACCATCTACGGCAGCGCGCGGCAGTTGCTCGACATCCTGCAGACCAAGCCCGACGGCACCCAGCGCGTGGTGTTGGTGGATTTCCCGCATAACGAGATGAAGTCGATCGGCTTCGTCACCAAGGTCATGCGCGAGGAAGGCACCGGCCGCGAACTCGCCGCGGTGTACGTGCCGACCACGCCCAACCCGACCTCGGGTTATCTGGAAATCGTGCCGGTGGAACTGATCACCCCGACCGACTGGACCGTCGATCAGGCGATGAGCTTCATCATCTCCGGCGGCGCGGTCTCGCCCTCGACCATTCCCTTCTCCGCGCCCGCAGCGGGCGCCACCGCCGATTCGGAGCGCAGTTCATGA
- a CDS encoding sensor histidine kinase encodes MRNRLSLLLVVLGWWTLNALVWVGQVATMREAAGQAPQWADTLRQQLASAWLWVPITLFLLWVVRRYPFERGRHARAALAQAAAVALVIVLRALAVIGLNGWIGWYAVLPPLGEVLIASVLNNLLMSWMIVGVAHALVYARRARRRERQAMQLEARLARARLDALTAQLNPHFLFNALNSIAEMVHRDPDGADRMMVDLGALLRHSLDSSRSQEIALRDELAALDHYIGIEKIRLGDRLQVRWSIDSTLLDAQVPQLLLQPLVENAIHHAVATRTTPGQVSVRAQRDHAELLLEVSDDGGQRSAPPGAGLGLGNTRERLRCLYGEDHRFEIGARAGGGTQVCLRLPLRMAPAGGVAA; translated from the coding sequence ATGCGCAATCGACTGTCGCTGCTGCTGGTGGTGCTGGGCTGGTGGACCCTCAACGCCTTGGTCTGGGTCGGCCAGGTCGCGACCATGCGCGAAGCCGCCGGGCAGGCGCCGCAATGGGCGGACACGCTGCGCCAGCAATTGGCCAGCGCCTGGCTGTGGGTGCCGATCACGCTGTTTCTATTGTGGGTGGTGCGCCGCTATCCGTTCGAACGCGGCCGCCATGCGCGCGCGGCGCTGGCGCAGGCCGCGGCGGTGGCGCTGGTGATCGTGCTGCGCGCGTTGGCGGTGATCGGCTTGAACGGCTGGATCGGCTGGTATGCGGTGTTGCCGCCGTTGGGCGAGGTGCTGATCGCCAGCGTGCTCAACAACCTGCTGATGAGCTGGATGATCGTCGGCGTCGCGCATGCGCTGGTGTACGCGCGCCGCGCGCGCCGCCGCGAGCGTCAGGCGATGCAACTGGAAGCGCGGCTGGCGCGGGCGCGGCTGGATGCGCTGACCGCGCAGCTCAACCCGCATTTCCTGTTCAATGCCTTGAATTCGATCGCCGAGATGGTGCATCGCGATCCCGACGGCGCCGATCGCATGATGGTCGATCTGGGCGCGCTGCTGCGCCACAGCCTGGACAGTTCGCGCAGCCAGGAAATCGCCTTGCGCGACGAACTGGCCGCGCTGGATCATTACATCGGCATCGAGAAGATCCGGCTCGGCGATCGCCTGCAAGTGCGGTGGTCGATCGATTCGACGCTGCTCGATGCGCAGGTGCCGCAGTTGCTGCTGCAACCGCTGGTGGAGAACGCGATCCATCATGCGGTGGCGACCCGCACCACGCCCGGTCAGGTGTCGGTGCGCGCGCAACGCGATCATGCCGAACTGCTGCTGGAAGTCAGCGACGACGGCGGCCAACGCAGCGCGCCGCCGGGCGCCGGCCTGGGCCTGGGCAATACCCGCGAACGCCTGCGTTGTCTGTACGGCGAGGATCATCGGTTCGAGATCGGCGCGCGCGCCGGTGGAGGCACCCAGGTCTGCCTGCGGCTGCCGTTGCGGATGGCGCCGGCCGGCGGGGTGGCGGCGTGA
- a CDS encoding metal-dependent hydrolase family protein has protein sequence MTRLATAVSIALAAAAGAFAAPALAAAVPAEPLALQCGKLFDARSGKVLGARTVVVRDGKIEQVLDGRAEAPGARAIDLSQHTCTPGWTDLHVHLGSQSSPQSYSEGFRLDEVDFAFRAVGYANKTLQAGFTSVRDLGGEVSPHLRDAINQGLVEGPRIWAAGKSIATTGGHADPTNGYNDALSHLIGPPGPTDGVINSIDDARQAVRQRYKEGSDVIKITATGGVLSYAKSGDAPQFTVEEVKAIVDTARDYGYRVAAHAHGTEGMKRAVLGGVTSIEHGTYMTDEVMSLMKQKGTWYIPTIYAGRFVADKAKIDGYFPDVVRPKAARIGALIQDTAAKAYKNGVKIGFGTDMGVGPHGDNAREFLYMVEAGIPAAVALQAATIRAAEVLGVDDQGVIETGKRADIVAVPGNPVEDINAVMKVEFVMKDGKVYKQTF, from the coding sequence ATGACCCGCTTAGCCACCGCTGTATCGATCGCCCTCGCCGCCGCGGCCGGCGCGTTCGCCGCGCCCGCCCTCGCCGCCGCCGTCCCGGCCGAACCGCTCGCGCTGCAATGCGGAAAACTGTTCGACGCGCGCAGTGGCAAGGTGCTCGGCGCGCGTACGGTGGTCGTGCGCGACGGCAAGATCGAGCAGGTGCTCGACGGCCGCGCCGAGGCGCCGGGCGCGCGCGCCATCGACCTGTCGCAACACACCTGCACGCCGGGCTGGACCGACCTGCATGTGCATCTGGGTTCGCAATCGAGCCCGCAAAGCTATTCCGAAGGCTTCCGCCTGGACGAAGTGGACTTCGCCTTCCGCGCGGTCGGTTACGCCAACAAGACCTTGCAGGCGGGTTTTACCAGCGTGCGCGATCTCGGCGGCGAGGTCAGTCCGCATCTGCGCGATGCGATCAATCAAGGCCTGGTCGAAGGCCCGCGCATCTGGGCGGCCGGCAAGTCGATCGCCACCACCGGCGGCCACGCCGATCCCACCAACGGCTACAACGACGCGCTGTCGCATCTGATCGGCCCGCCCGGCCCGACCGACGGCGTGATCAATTCGATCGACGACGCGCGCCAGGCCGTGCGCCAGCGCTACAAGGAGGGCAGCGACGTCATCAAGATCACCGCCACCGGCGGCGTGCTGTCGTACGCCAAGTCCGGCGACGCGCCGCAGTTCACGGTGGAGGAAGTGAAAGCGATCGTGGATACGGCGCGGGATTATGGCTATCGCGTCGCCGCGCACGCGCACGGCACCGAGGGCATGAAACGCGCGGTGCTCGGCGGGGTGACCTCGATCGAACACGGCACCTACATGACCGACGAGGTCATGTCGCTGATGAAGCAGAAAGGCACCTGGTACATCCCGACCATCTATGCCGGCCGTTTCGTCGCCGACAAGGCCAAGATCGACGGGTATTTCCCCGACGTGGTGCGGCCCAAGGCCGCGCGGATCGGCGCGCTGATCCAGGACACCGCGGCCAAGGCCTACAAGAACGGGGTCAAGATCGGTTTCGGCACCGACATGGGCGTGGGCCCGCACGGCGATAACGCGCGCGAATTCCTGTACATGGTCGAAGCCGGCATTCCGGCCGCGGTGGCCTTGCAGGCGGCGACGATCCGCGCCGCCGAAGTGCTCGGCGTCGACGACCAGGGCGTGATCGAAACCGGCAAGCGCGCCGACATCGTCGCGGTGCCGGGCAATCCGGTCGAGGACATCAACGCGGTGATGAAGGTCGAGTTCGTGATGAAGGACGGCAAGGTCTACAAGCAGACGTTCTGA
- a CDS encoding DUF998 domain-containing protein produces MNRSSTSPASTSSPSTAPPRTRAARWIAVAAGLCCLASLYGFGAVLDGYSQRLHPPGLLGARGIELAAAFNLLGFALPGLALAWVGWRLRERLAQRSRATRIGAWMWSVSALAWAAQGAFVLDPANLDAQSSRLHAAMWLLWALAFVAGALLVGLDAIRRPGERGLALIAWLAAAAMVIVLRDGQFGLMSGPVAQRLALGAWLVAYVAMMWRERGQR; encoded by the coding sequence ATGAATCGCTCATCGACATCGCCCGCATCGACATCGTCTCCATCGACCGCGCCGCCGCGGACGCGCGCCGCGCGCTGGATCGCGGTGGCCGCCGGGCTGTGCTGCCTGGCGTCGCTGTACGGATTCGGCGCCGTCCTGGACGGTTATTCGCAGCGTCTGCATCCGCCGGGCCTGCTCGGCGCGCGCGGCATCGAACTCGCCGCGGCCTTCAATCTGCTCGGTTTCGCCCTGCCGGGGCTGGCGCTGGCCTGGGTCGGCTGGCGTCTGCGCGAACGTCTCGCCCAACGCAGCCGCGCGACCCGCATCGGCGCATGGATGTGGAGTGTGTCGGCCCTGGCCTGGGCGGCGCAGGGCGCGTTCGTGCTGGATCCGGCCAATCTCGACGCGCAATCCAGCCGCCTGCATGCGGCGATGTGGTTGCTGTGGGCGCTGGCCTTCGTCGCCGGCGCGTTGCTGGTGGGACTGGATGCGATCCGGCGACCGGGCGAACGCGGCCTTGCGTTGATCGCGTGGCTGGCGGCCGCGGCGATGGTGATCGTGCTCAGGGACGGCCAGTTCGGCCTGATGAGCGGGCCGGTCGCGCAGCGGCTGGCGTTGGGCGCGTGGCTGGTGGCCTATGTCGCGATGATGTGGCGCGAACGCGGGCAGCGGTGA